In the genome of Arabidopsis thaliana chromosome 4, partial sequence, the window CAACGTACTCTGGTTTGGTGGTACtgtaatattatttatgatcgatgaaaattatttagaaaGTTTTTCTGGTTTTCAGGTAAGGATACAATGGAGGCTTTGCGCCGAATAATGAAACGTTTGACGAGAAGgctgaaaatgttaaaacgCTTGCTAAAAAAGTTCTGTTGGAACAAGAAGATCGACAAGCTTGTGTACTACCATGACATGTTCATGAAGGTGAAAGGAAAAGTTTACAAGAACAAGTGTGTTCTTATGGAAAGCATGCACAAGTCTAGCAGGGAGAGAAAGTTTTCCGGAAGCGAGATGCGTTTGGCTCTGGTAAcaataaaatcatgtttt includes:
- a CDS encoding Ribosomal protein L19e family protein (Ribosomal protein L19e family protein; FUNCTIONS IN: structural constituent of ribosome; INVOLVED IN: translation; LOCATED IN: ribosome, cytosolic large ribosomal subunit; CONTAINS InterPro DOMAIN/s: Ribosomal protein L19/L19e (InterPro:IPR000196); BEST Arabidopsis thaliana protein match is: Ribosomal protein L19e family protein (TAIR:AT3G16780.1); Has 30201 Blast hits to 17322 proteins in 780 species: Archae - 12; Bacteria - 1396; Metazoa - 17338; Fungi - 3422; Plants - 5037; Viruses - 0; Other Eukaryotes - 2996 (source: NCBI BLink).); the protein is MVSIHFHSRSRARRKCRHTGYGKDTMEALRRIMKRLTRRLKMLKRLLKKFCWNKKIDKLVYYHDMFMKVKGKVYKNKCVLMESMHKSSRERKFSGSEMRLALEPEGEKTASAPQ